In a single window of the Papaver somniferum cultivar HN1 chromosome 8, ASM357369v1, whole genome shotgun sequence genome:
- the LOC113305156 gene encoding uncharacterized protein LOC113305156, with product MDGNVTVGVDVNVTSAMDMDVNVTGGVDVDENFTTGVHVDENVTTNVDVDENVGTKGCCKKKLSAAERARVPLYPSCPKGKSALYVAIMVNNIKTQYAISDNGMTAMLELIKELLPEENTLPSKFPDVKKIIQELGMDYVTYDACVNDCILFWKDKSSLLKCPVYVKNRAEAMLWHFRAQKDINVMRHPVDSSAWRCADSFFPEFAKEARNVTLGIATDGFNPNGCFGLNYSCWPVILCPYNLPPSMCMKREFSMLCLLISCPRAPGKDIDVYLQPLIQELKELWNDGVMTFDSFTGSEFLMRARLLWEIHDFTALGTLSGCVTHGYFACPSCGEETDAEWLPYSKKLCYMGHRRWLPTKHKFRNDKTNFSGGVEHGKAPWPLTGLQVQEMVANLKSKQGKGKPPSKKRKRGTEGYDDEEISDHSLFSRRSILYDLPYWGANTVRHCTNVMHTEKNITEHIVNTVLGNSKSKDGLNARKDMEAMGIKKRLWLKEDDNTGKTTMEDGSFALTKDEKVAFYTVLKNLRVPSNFCSNLRNNVGINPPELKNLKSHDYHVMMQSLFPLLVHTATSFPKDLRVALLRISLFFNILCAKVINREHLLQAKASLVEAMCVLEKYFSPSFFVISIHLMIHLADEALICGPVRFRWMYPFERLMKGFKGLVRNKMYIEGCIARGYSLREASLFFMDGMSDDGDGTHKHTRRAFLDDDYEFADEMPLSTGKSMTLTQVQFEQCRSWILSKYFEIDDWRRKYDSYLIEAKETDSTLWRLVQGPLFKARSYSKYQVNGFNFSTLGCEAKNISQNSVVSMKAFTRLKAKSAEEAEITYYGVIKEIIVLNYMEFEETVFCCDWVSVGDKNACKVDAVLKVIKVNLSKMKNKVRVSDEPFILASEAAQVFYSKDLTDEGWSVVLHSHQGLTCSVDKFEVPTAYQSVLTDNENFKKLLSIGSI from the exons ATGGATGGGAATGTTACAGTAGGTGTGGATGTGAATGTTACATCTGCTATGGATATGGATGTGAATGTCACAGGAGGAGTTGATGTGGATGAGAATTTTACAACAGGTGTgcatgtggatgagaatgttACAACAAATGTGGATGTGGATGAGAATGTTGGGACCAAGGGGTGTTGTAAGAAAAAGTTATCAGCGGCCGAGCGAGCAAGAGTACCATTGTATCCTTCGTGTCCTAAAGGAAAGTCGGCGTTGTATGTAGCGATAATGGTGAACAACATAAAGACTCAGTATGCGATTTCAGATAATGGTATGACTGCAATGTTAGAATTGATAAAAGAGTTGCTTCCCGAAGAAAACACCCTGCCAAGTAAGTTTCCAGATGTCAAGAAGATAATTCAAGAGTTGGGGATGGATTATGTAACCTACGATGCTTGCGTGAATGATTGTATACTCTTTTGGAAGGATAAGAGTTCATTGCTGAAGTGCCCTGTATATGTCAAGAACCGCG CAGAGGCGATGCTTTGGCATTTTAGAGCACAGAAAGATATCAATGTAATGCGTCATCCCGTTGATTCTTCAGCTTGGCGTTGTGCGGATAGTTTTTTTCCAGAGTTTGCTAAGGAAGCACGGAATGTTACTCTTGGTATAGCAACTGACGGCTTCAACCCCAATGGATGCTTTGGTCTCAATTACAGCTGTTGGCCGGTAATTCTCTGTCCGTATAATCTTCCTCCTTCGATGTGTATGAAGAGGGAGTTTTCTATGTTATGTTTGTTGATATCATGCCCGAGAGCACCAGGTAAAGATATCGATGTTTACTTACAACCATTGATTCAAGAGTTGAAAGAGTTATGGAATGATGGTGTTATGACTTTCGACAGCTTCACCGGTTCTGAATTTCTGATGAGAGCTAGGTTGTTATGGGAAATTCATGATTTTACAGCATTAGGGACTCTTTCTGGATGTGTAACTCATGGGTATTTTGCTTGTCCAAGTTGTGGAGAAGAAACAGATGCTGAGTGGCTGCCATATAGTAAGAAGTTGTGTTATATGGGACATCGAAGATGGCTGCCAACGAAACACAAGTTTAGAAATGATAAAACAAACTTCAGTGGAGGAGTTGAGCATGGTAAAGCTCCATGGCCACTAACAGGATTGCAAGTTCAAGAGATGGTAGCTAATTTGAAAAGCAAACAGGGTAAAggaaaaccaccatcaaagaaacgtaaaagaggGACTGAAGGGTATGATGATGAAGAAATTTCCGATCACTCTTTATTTTCTCGAAGGTCTATTCTTTATGATTTGCCGTATTGGGGAGCGAACACAGTTCGTCACTGTACAAATGTGATGCATACCGAGAAGAATATAACTGAGCACATTGTTAATACTGTATTGGGAAATagcaagtcaaaagatggtctTAATGCACGTAAAGATATGGAAGCTATGGGGATTAAAAAGCGGTTATGGTtgaaagaggatgacaacacgggCAAGACAACAATGGAAGATGGGTCTTTTGCCTTAACAAAGGATGAAAAAGTTGCTTTCTATACAGTTTTGAAGAATTTAAGGGTGCCTTCAAATTTTTGTTCCAATCTTCGAAACAACGTTGGTATAAATCCACCGGAGTTGAAGAAtttaaagtctcatgattacCATGTTATGATGCAGTCTTTGTTTCCACTGCTTGTTCATACTGCAACTTCATTTCCTAAAGATCTGCGAGTTGCTCTTCTCCGGATTAGTTTATTTTTCAATATCTTATGTGCGAAGGTTATTAACAGAGAGCATCTTTTACAAGCTAAAGCTAGTTTGGTGGAGGCGATGTGTGTTTTAGAAAAATACTTTTCTCCATCCTTCTTTGTCATTAGTATCCACCTGATGATTCATCTGGCAGATGAAGCTTTAATCTGCGGTCCGGTCAGATTTAGGTGGATGTACCCCTTTGAGAG GTTAATGAAAGGCTTTAAAGGGTTGGTACGCAATAAAATGTACATTGAGGGATGCATTGCGAGAGGGTATTCGTTGCGAGAAGCTAGCTTATTTTTTATGGATGGCATGTCAGATGATGGTGATGGTACTCATAAACATACTCGACGGGCTTTTTTAGATGATGACTATGAGTTTGCAGATGAGATGCCTCTaagtactggaaagagtatgACTTTAACTCAAGTACAATTTGAACAATGCCGCAGCTGGATCCTATCTAAGTATTTTGAGATAGATGACTGGAGAAG GAAGTATGATTCCTAT TTGATAGAAGCCAAAGAGACTGATTCAACACTTTGGAGACTCGTGCAAGGACCCCTCTTCAAGGCACGATCCTACAGTAAATACCAAGTCAATGGATTTAATTTTAGCACACTAGGTTGTGAGGCGAAGAATATATCGCAAAACAGTGTCGTATCAATGAAAGCTTTTACAAGACTGAAAGCGAAGTCGGCCGAGGAAGCAGAAATAACTTATTACGGAGTTATTAAAGAGATTATCGTCTTGAATTACATGGAGTTTGAAGAAACTGTTTTCTGTTGTGATTGGGTTAGTGTTGGAGATAAGAATGCGTGTAAGGTTGATGCAGTTTTAAAGGTTATAAAGGTCAACTTATCCAAGATGAAAAACAAAGTTAGAGTGTCCGATGAGCCGTTTATCCTTGCATCTGAAGCGGCTCAAGTGTTCTACTCGAAGGATCTTACAGATGAGGGATGGTCCGTGGTGTTGCACTCACATCAGGGGTTAACTTGTTCAGTAGATAAATTTGAAGTTCCTACAGCTTATCAATCAGTTCTTACTGACAATGAGAATTTCAAAAAGTTGCTTTCAATTGGTTCTATTTGA